A single region of the Gossypium arboreum isolate Shixiya-1 chromosome 12, ASM2569848v2, whole genome shotgun sequence genome encodes:
- the LOC108476939 gene encoding uncharacterized protein LOC108476939, giving the protein MALLGDDGRGYDLARLLESCGVWREWLGDSTYASFVHFLSSPLAWESFMRVDDSKSRAQIHLQLRCRALLFDKATVALFLRSHPTTAANNSSSFAVSKLNPNYLQLHGDDVYFTFEASSQDGGAASNTAPSKSKPSFSAGSRYGESEFDSLSRRYRNDELPENWYNQFIEKYRLTRPYKLSFGDRESEKRTPEEMTTYLRMLEKHKRRRVAFQEDQYMGYGNTGLESSSGLDGNNSADDDTPFFPETMFMMNCVPDNPLPPTTRVRDKKAIEFYGVLDTLPQVSTRSPVMIERLGIRPEYLNMEQGANINRGKNPKKHLSQEQASQIARKVISRLLTGVGFEGATEAPVEVFSQFLSCHMSKLGRNLKVLTDNYRKQCTAIELIRMFLQTSGYSNFGALAELVKDSTRNLVQQTQQQMHAIQTQLQPQHQNALRMAQQLQMTRQMHPQMQQMVHPQNLTFQQQQFDRIMRRHPSTARPVMDMVDKDRPLVQVKLETPSELPMDNNAFNPMNSRHQQMQFRQQQLAAMSNLHSQPNSQFRQLMSPQIPQTPNMGIVRAPPVKVEGFSELMGGDSSLKHEVEENKLTSPSTTTK; this is encoded by the exons ATGGCTCTTCTAGGCGACGACGGACGCGGCTACGACCTAGCTCGGCTGCTAGAATCATGCGGTGTCTGGAGAGAATGGCTCGGAGATTCCACCTACGCCTCTTTCGTCCATTTCCTCTCATCTCCTTTGGCTTGGGAATCCTTCATGCGAGTTGACGACTCTAAGTCTAGGGCTCAAATCCATCTCCAGCTCAGATGTCGTGCCCTCTTGTTTGACAAAGCCACCGTCGCTCTCTTCCTCAGATCCCACCCTACCACCGCCGCCAATAATTCTTCTTCATTCGCCGTTTCAAAGCTTAATCCTAAtt ATTTACAGTTGCACGGTGATGACGTCTACTTTACTTTCGAGGCTTCGTCACAGGATGGTGGTGCTGCATCTAATACGGCGCCGTCGAAG TCTAAACCATCTTTTAGTGCTGGATCGAGGTATGGTGAATCGGAATTTGATAGCTTATCCCGGAGATATAGGAACGACGAGTTGCCGGAAAATTGGTATAATCAATTTATTGAGAAGTACAGACTTACAAGACCTTATAAGCTGTCGTTTGGGGACCGGGAGTCTGAAAAACGTACACCAGAGGAGATGACTACGTACCTTAGAATGCTTGAGAAGCATAAGAGAAGACGAGTTGCATTTCAGGAAGATCAGTACATGGGATATGGAAATACTGGTCTAGAATCAAGTTCCGGCTTAGATGGCAATAATTCAGCTGATGATGACACCCCTTTTTTCCCTGAAACAATGTTTATGATGAACTGTGTACCTGATAATCCACTTCCACCAACAACCAGAGTGCGGGATAAGAAGGCAATAGAATTCTACGGTGTGCTTGATACTCTACCGCAGGTTTCAACCCGAAGCCCTGTTATGATTGAGAGGCTTGGGATAAGGCCTGAGTACCTTAATATGGAACAGGGTGCAAACATAAATCGTGGGAAGAATCCCAAGAAGCATCTTAGTCAGGAACAAGCGTCACAGATTGCTCGAAAGGTTATATCACGGTTGCTAACTGGTGTTGGGTTTGAAGGTGCCACAGAAGCTCCAGTGGAAGTCTTCTCTCAGTTTCTTAGCTGTCATATGTCTAAACTTGGTCGTAATCTAAAAGTTCTTACTGATAATTACAGAAAACAATGTACAGCAATTGAACTAATCAGGATGTTCCTTCAAACATCTGGATATAG CAACTTTGGGGCTCTAGCTGAACTTGTCAAGGATAGTACCAGGAACTTAGTGCAACAAACTCAGCAACAAATGCATGCAATCCAGACTCAATTGCAGCCACAGCACCAAAATGCTCTTCGAATGGCCCAGCAA CTTCAAATGACAAGACAGATGCATCCACAGATGCAGCAGATGGTTCATCCTCAAAACTTAACATTTCAGCAGCAGCAGTTTGATAGAATTATGAGGCGCCATCCATCCACTGCTCGTCCTGTTATGGATATGGTGGATAAAGACCGACCTTTAGTGCAAGTTAAGCTTGAAACCCCATCAGAGCTGCCCATGGATAATAATGCGTTTAATCCTATGAATAGCAGACATCAGCAAATGCAGTTCCGTCAGCAGCAACTTGCTGCGATGTCAAATCTGCATTCTCAGCCAAATAGTCAGTTCAGGCAGTTGATGTCTCCACAAATTCCTCAAACACC GAATATGGGCATTGTTAGAGCTCCTCCGGTGAAGGTCGAAGGTTTTTCGGAATTGATGGGTGGGGATAGCAGTTTGAAGCATGAAGTGGAGGAAAATAAGCTGACCTCGCCCAGCACCACCACCAAGTAA